The Micromonospora sp. WMMD961 genome has a segment encoding these proteins:
- a CDS encoding sugar ABC transporter permease, whose product MPTQRGGRRKAPLSANKKAERKLGWLLCAPAALVMVLVTAYPIIYSVWLSLQRYDLRFPDEREFIGLQNYVTVLSNEFWWTAFGVTTLITVVTVAVELVLGMGLAIIMHRTLVGRGLVRTSALIPYGIVTVVAAFSWRYAWTPGTGYLADLFSDGAPLTERASSLAIIMLAEIWKTTPFMALLLMAGLALVPEDLLKAASTDGATAWQKFTKVMLPVMKPAILVALLFRTLDAFRVFDNIYVLTAGGNETSSVSMLAYNNLLRGLNLGIGSTMSVLIFVTVAIIAFVFVKLFGTAAPGSDDGERR is encoded by the coding sequence GTGCCGACCCAACGCGGAGGCCGCCGCAAGGCGCCGCTGAGCGCGAACAAGAAGGCCGAACGCAAGCTCGGCTGGTTGCTCTGCGCGCCCGCCGCGCTGGTCATGGTCCTGGTGACCGCGTACCCGATCATCTACTCGGTCTGGCTGTCCTTGCAGCGCTACGACCTGCGCTTCCCTGACGAGCGTGAGTTCATCGGCCTGCAGAACTACGTCACAGTGCTCAGCAACGAGTTCTGGTGGACCGCGTTCGGGGTGACCACGCTGATCACGGTGGTCACCGTGGCCGTCGAACTGGTGCTCGGCATGGGTCTGGCGATCATCATGCACCGCACCCTGGTCGGGCGCGGCCTGGTCCGGACCTCGGCGCTCATCCCGTACGGAATCGTCACCGTCGTCGCGGCCTTCTCCTGGCGGTACGCCTGGACGCCCGGCACCGGCTACCTCGCCGACCTGTTCAGCGACGGCGCACCACTCACCGAGCGCGCCAGCTCCCTGGCGATCATCATGCTCGCGGAGATCTGGAAGACCACCCCGTTCATGGCGTTGCTGCTGATGGCCGGGCTGGCGCTGGTGCCGGAGGACCTGCTCAAGGCCGCCTCCACCGACGGCGCGACCGCCTGGCAGAAGTTCACCAAGGTGATGCTGCCGGTGATGAAGCCGGCGATCCTGGTCGCGTTGCTCTTCCGCACCCTGGACGCGTTCCGGGTCTTCGACAACATCTACGTGCTCACCGCCGGAGGCAACGAGACGTCGTCGGTGTCGATGCTCGCCTACAACAACCTGCTCCGGGGTCTCAACCTCGGTATCGGCTCGACGATGTCGGTGCTGATCTTCGTCACTGTGGCGATCATCGCGTTCGTCTTCGTGAAGCTGTTCGGCACCGCTGCCCCCGGCAGCGACGACGGGGAGAGGCGCTGA
- a CDS encoding VOC family protein — protein sequence MIARFKDLCLDAAEPLALGGFWARMLDADVADAGDGDTRLDPRSARSDAESIWVNRVPEPRVGRTRVHLDLRLADADPAALLADGARLVSEPGGGADRWVLADPEGNEFCAFPAGEGTRPGPVRLVVDTIDPTAQATWWAGVLGGTVEYGPAEASLLGAAGLPWESWVFDGVTEPKTMKNRMHWDVELVDPQPDALVRAGATVLAEPTERSRWWVLADPEGNEFCAFAPRPTG from the coding sequence ATGATCGCGCGCTTCAAGGACCTCTGCTTGGACGCCGCCGAACCGCTCGCCCTGGGCGGCTTCTGGGCCCGCATGCTGGACGCCGACGTGGCCGACGCCGGTGACGGCGACACCCGGTTGGACCCCCGCTCGGCCCGCTCGGACGCCGAGTCGATCTGGGTGAACCGGGTGCCCGAGCCGAGGGTCGGCCGGACCCGCGTACACCTGGATCTGCGGTTGGCCGACGCGGACCCGGCGGCGCTGCTCGCGGACGGCGCCCGGCTGGTCAGCGAACCGGGCGGCGGCGCCGACCGGTGGGTGCTGGCCGACCCGGAGGGCAACGAGTTCTGCGCGTTCCCCGCCGGCGAGGGCACCAGGCCCGGCCCGGTCCGCCTGGTGGTGGACACGATCGACCCGACCGCACAGGCGACCTGGTGGGCCGGCGTGCTCGGCGGCACCGTCGAGTACGGGCCGGCCGAGGCGTCGCTGCTCGGGGCCGCCGGCCTCCCCTGGGAGAGCTGGGTCTTCGACGGGGTCACCGAGCCCAAGACGATGAAGAACCGCATGCACTGGGACGTCGAACTGGTCGACCCGCAACCCGACGCGCTGGTCCGCGCCGGTGCGACGGTGCTGGCCGAGCCGACCGAGCGCAGCCGCTGGTGGGTGCTGGCCGACCCGGAGGGCAACGAGTTCTGCGCATTCGCACCGCGACCAACCGGGTGA
- the malQ gene encoding 4-alpha-glucanotransferase: MNRRLAALAKAHGVSTWYEDWQHRRVEVAPETVVGVLGLLGVDATSPAAVADALAAARAVDRAALPPTVVLTQGTTRALPGAGVVTLEDGGRRVVDGELPGDLPLGWHRLACADREATLVVVPRRLPVPPRTWGWMLQLYALTSERSWGMGDLGDLADFTGWAGDTGAGLVLLNPLHAVGPAHPVATSPYSPASRRFVNPLYLRVGDTAAYRAADPATRAVVDALRPDRGELIDYDQVWAAKRHALELLHPYAQSVDLAADPALASFATWCALAERHGNDWRAWPEELHHPDSPAVAEQRRQLADRVAFHAWLQHLCDEQLDAVTAAARAAGMPVGVVHDLAVGIDPGGADGWQLADVLAQGVRVGAPPDDFNQLGQDWGLAAWRPDRLAATGYAAYRDMLRRTLRHAGGLRVDHVAGLWRLWWVPPGAGAAEGTYVRYDADAMLGILALEAHRAGAVVVGEDLGTVQPVVTRGLRGRNMLGSTVLWFARDDDGAFVPPARWPRNALATISTHDLPTAPGFLSGEHVRVRDELKLLGTDVAVERARAATDRKRLLDMLRAESLLPEPTATPDPAATPDDGDVVVAMHAALAASPTRLLGLSLYDVLGEVRQPNMPGTVDEYPNWRLPLPATVAEIRSDPRVARIVDLLGAARPRRTNPAPTEE, translated from the coding sequence ATGAACCGACGACTGGCCGCGCTGGCCAAGGCGCACGGCGTGTCCACCTGGTACGAGGACTGGCAGCACCGCCGCGTCGAGGTCGCACCGGAGACCGTGGTGGGTGTGCTCGGCCTGCTCGGCGTGGACGCCACCAGCCCGGCGGCCGTCGCGGACGCACTCGCCGCCGCCCGCGCGGTGGACCGGGCCGCGCTGCCCCCGACGGTGGTGCTCACCCAGGGCACGACCCGGGCGCTGCCCGGCGCAGGTGTGGTGACCCTGGAGGACGGCGGCCGTCGCGTGGTCGACGGCGAGCTGCCGGGAGACCTGCCGCTGGGCTGGCACCGGCTGGCCTGCGCCGACCGGGAGGCGACGCTGGTGGTGGTGCCCCGTCGGCTGCCGGTGCCGCCGCGCACCTGGGGCTGGATGCTCCAGCTCTACGCGCTCACCTCGGAACGCTCCTGGGGCATGGGTGACCTCGGCGACCTCGCCGACTTCACCGGCTGGGCCGGTGACACCGGGGCGGGGCTGGTGTTGCTCAACCCGCTGCACGCCGTCGGGCCCGCGCACCCGGTCGCCACCTCGCCCTACTCGCCAGCGAGTCGACGCTTCGTCAACCCGCTCTACCTGCGGGTCGGCGACACCGCCGCGTACCGTGCGGCCGACCCGGCGACCCGTGCGGTCGTCGACGCCCTGCGCCCCGACCGCGGCGAGCTGATCGACTACGACCAGGTGTGGGCGGCCAAGCGGCACGCCCTGGAGTTGCTGCACCCGTACGCCCAGTCGGTGGACCTCGCCGCCGACCCGGCGCTGGCCAGCTTCGCCACCTGGTGTGCGCTCGCCGAGCGGCACGGCAACGACTGGCGTGCCTGGCCGGAGGAACTGCACCATCCGGACTCCCCGGCGGTCGCCGAGCAGCGTCGGCAGCTCGCCGACCGGGTCGCCTTCCACGCCTGGTTGCAGCACCTGTGCGACGAGCAGCTCGACGCCGTGACGGCGGCGGCCCGGGCCGCCGGAATGCCGGTCGGGGTGGTGCACGACCTGGCCGTCGGCATCGACCCCGGCGGTGCCGACGGTTGGCAGCTCGCCGACGTGCTGGCCCAGGGTGTGCGGGTCGGCGCGCCGCCGGACGATTTCAACCAGCTCGGCCAGGACTGGGGGCTCGCGGCGTGGCGCCCGGACCGGCTCGCCGCCACCGGTTACGCCGCCTACCGGGACATGCTGCGCCGGACCCTACGGCACGCGGGTGGCCTGCGGGTGGACCACGTCGCCGGCCTGTGGCGGCTGTGGTGGGTGCCGCCGGGCGCCGGGGCGGCGGAGGGCACCTACGTGCGGTACGACGCCGACGCGATGCTCGGCATCCTCGCGCTGGAGGCGCACCGGGCCGGCGCGGTGGTGGTCGGCGAGGACCTCGGCACCGTGCAACCGGTGGTGACCCGGGGGCTGCGCGGGCGCAACATGCTCGGCTCGACCGTGTTGTGGTTCGCCCGCGACGACGACGGCGCGTTCGTCCCGCCGGCCCGTTGGCCGCGCAACGCGCTGGCCACGATCTCGACGCACGACCTGCCGACCGCGCCGGGTTTCCTGAGCGGGGAGCACGTTCGGGTGCGCGACGAGTTGAAGCTGCTCGGCACGGACGTCGCGGTCGAGCGGGCCCGGGCCGCCACGGACCGGAAGCGGCTGTTGGACATGTTGCGCGCGGAGAGTCTGCTGCCCGAGCCGACCGCGACACCCGACCCGGCTGCGACACCGGACGACGGCGACGTGGTGGTGGCGATGCACGCCGCCCTCGCGGCCAGCCCCACCCGGCTACTCGGCCTGTCCCTCTACGACGTGCTGGGCGAGGTGCGCCAACCCAACATGCCGGGCACTGTGGACGAGTACCCGAACTGGCGGCTGCCGCTGCCGGCGACCGTCGCGGAGATCCGCTCGGACCCCCGGGTGGCCCGGATCGTCGACCTGCTCGGCGCTGCCCGGCCACGGCGGACCAACCCCGCGCCGACCGAGGAGTGA
- a CDS encoding low temperature requirement protein A, which yields MRNPSGGRLLRDEATRQRATFLELFLDLVFVFALTRISARLIVDFTDGQRGVYAGLGQALLLFLALWAVWSLTVWSTSWLDPDAPIVQTVIIMTLVGSMTMAVAVPHGFDARAALFAITLVTLEIGRVVFFYLAGHGRPDPHQSIRILFWFGLSAPLWVVGGLVDDGRVRGALWTLAVLIDYTGLFLGWPTPRLGAQRLGIQMIAAEHLAERYQQFLLIALGEAIFVIGLAFSGSEFHTDQTAGFVLALASTVVLWRIYFHVAGGMLGTAVDRSRDAARLATDMSFAHLVMIAGIVLTGVGFELFITEPLGHLPAHWLIAIFGGPALFLAGRSALEYQVFGRVSRSRLAGLLTLGLLTPVALHLRPLTAGALAAVVLLGVAAADARRSRRQAPEIPAPPY from the coding sequence ATGAGGAACCCCAGTGGCGGACGGCTGCTTCGCGACGAAGCCACCCGGCAGCGGGCGACCTTCCTGGAACTCTTCCTCGACCTGGTCTTCGTCTTCGCCCTCACCCGGATCTCCGCGCGGCTGATCGTCGACTTCACCGACGGCCAGCGCGGCGTGTACGCGGGCCTCGGCCAGGCACTGCTGCTGTTCCTGGCGCTGTGGGCGGTCTGGTCGCTGACGGTCTGGTCGACCAGTTGGCTGGACCCGGACGCCCCGATCGTGCAGACCGTCATCATCATGACGTTGGTCGGATCGATGACGATGGCGGTAGCCGTGCCGCACGGCTTCGACGCACGGGCCGCGCTCTTCGCCATCACCCTGGTGACCCTCGAGATCGGTCGGGTGGTCTTCTTCTACCTCGCCGGGCACGGCCGGCCGGACCCGCACCAGTCCATCCGAATCCTGTTCTGGTTCGGCTTGAGCGCACCACTGTGGGTCGTCGGCGGGTTGGTCGACGACGGCAGGGTTCGCGGGGCGCTCTGGACCCTCGCCGTGCTGATCGACTACACCGGGCTGTTCCTCGGCTGGCCGACCCCCCGACTCGGCGCGCAGCGGCTCGGCATCCAGATGATCGCGGCCGAGCATCTGGCCGAGAGGTACCAACAGTTCCTCCTCATCGCTCTCGGCGAGGCGATCTTCGTCATCGGGCTCGCCTTCAGCGGCAGCGAGTTCCACACCGACCAGACGGCCGGGTTCGTCCTGGCCCTGGCGAGCACCGTCGTGCTCTGGCGGATCTACTTCCACGTGGCGGGAGGCATGCTGGGCACGGCCGTCGACAGGTCCCGCGACGCGGCCCGGCTCGCGACCGACATGTCCTTCGCCCACCTCGTCATGATCGCCGGGATCGTGCTGACCGGCGTCGGCTTCGAACTGTTCATCACCGAGCCGCTCGGGCACCTTCCGGCTCACTGGCTCATCGCCATCTTCGGCGGCCCGGCACTCTTCCTCGCCGGACGGTCGGCCCTCGAATACCAGGTCTTCGGCCGGGTCTCCCGCTCCCGGCTGGCCGGCCTGCTGACCCTCGGCCTGCTGACCCCGGTGGCACTGCACCTCCGGCCGCTCACCGCCGGCGCCCTCGCCGCCGTGGTGCTGCTCGGCGTCGCCGCAGCGGACGCGCGACGCTCACGTCGACAAGCACCCGAGATACCCGCGCCCCCGTACTAG
- a CDS encoding carbohydrate ABC transporter permease, translating into MAVDTTTRAKLRWGLLDVLVVVFALIPVLWIASLSFKTPATLTDGNFIPREWTLDNYRTIFDTDEFVRALVNSIGIALIATLIAVVLGAMAAYAISRLDFPGKKLLVGISLLIAMFPQVSLVSPLFEIERQLKIFDTWPGLILPYITFALPLAIYTLSAFFKQIPWDLEKAAKMDGATQAQAFRRVIAPLAAPGVFTTAILVFIFCWNDFLFAISLTSTERSRTVPAALSFFTGASQFEDPTGAICAAAVVITVPIILFVLFFQRRIVSGLTSGAVKG; encoded by the coding sequence ATGGCTGTCGATACCACTACCAGGGCAAAACTGCGCTGGGGTCTGCTCGACGTCCTCGTGGTCGTCTTCGCGCTCATTCCGGTGCTGTGGATCGCGTCGCTGTCGTTCAAGACACCGGCGACCCTCACCGACGGGAACTTCATCCCCCGGGAGTGGACGCTGGACAACTACCGGACGATCTTCGACACGGACGAGTTCGTTCGGGCGCTGGTCAACTCCATCGGCATCGCGCTGATCGCCACGCTGATCGCGGTGGTGCTCGGAGCGATGGCCGCGTACGCCATCAGCCGGCTGGACTTCCCGGGCAAGAAGCTGCTGGTCGGGATCTCCCTGCTGATCGCGATGTTCCCGCAGGTGTCACTGGTGTCGCCGCTGTTCGAGATCGAGCGTCAACTCAAGATCTTCGACACCTGGCCCGGGCTGATCCTTCCGTACATCACCTTCGCGCTGCCGCTGGCGATCTACACGCTGTCGGCGTTCTTCAAGCAGATTCCGTGGGACCTGGAGAAGGCCGCGAAGATGGACGGTGCCACCCAGGCCCAGGCGTTCCGGCGGGTGATCGCGCCACTGGCCGCGCCCGGTGTCTTCACCACGGCGATCCTGGTGTTCATCTTCTGTTGGAACGACTTCCTGTTCGCCATCTCGCTGACCTCCACCGAGCGGTCCCGCACGGTGCCGGCCGCGCTGTCGTTCTTCACCGGCGCGTCGCAGTTCGAGGACCCCACCGGGGCGATCTGCGCGGCCGCCGTGGTGATCACCGTACCGATCATCCTGTTCGTCCTCTTCTTCCAGCGCCGCATCGTGTCCGGTCTGACCTCCGGCGCAGTCAAGGGATAG
- a CDS encoding HAD family hydrolase: MTVGVAARRQAQVLIFDADDTLWENNVVFERVIDDFLGWLDHPTLDRAELRAVLDDIERANAVAHGYGSKVFLRSLGECLERLRERPATDSERQEIDRLAVALVEHQVELMPGVADALDELAGRHELLLLTKGDQQEQQRKLDACGLLHHFGAAHIVAEKNVDTYRWLTREHGFAPAGAWMIGNSPKSDILPARAAGLNAVFIPNANTWVLEDDDLDPTDGGVLRLAAFRDLLRHF; encoded by the coding sequence ATGACGGTCGGCGTGGCGGCGCGGCGGCAGGCACAGGTGTTGATCTTCGATGCGGACGACACCCTGTGGGAGAACAACGTCGTCTTCGAGCGGGTGATCGACGACTTCCTGGGCTGGCTGGACCACCCCACCCTGGATCGCGCCGAGCTGCGGGCTGTCCTCGACGACATCGAGCGGGCCAACGCGGTGGCGCACGGGTACGGCAGCAAGGTTTTCCTGCGCAGCCTGGGAGAGTGCCTGGAGCGGCTGCGCGAGCGGCCGGCCACCGACTCCGAACGCCAGGAGATCGACAGGCTGGCGGTGGCCCTCGTCGAGCATCAGGTGGAGCTGATGCCCGGGGTGGCCGACGCGCTCGACGAACTGGCCGGCCGGCACGAGCTGCTGCTGCTGACCAAGGGCGACCAGCAGGAGCAGCAGCGCAAGCTGGACGCCTGCGGCCTGCTGCACCACTTCGGGGCCGCACACATCGTCGCCGAGAAGAACGTCGACACGTACCGGTGGCTCACTCGGGAGCACGGGTTCGCGCCGGCCGGCGCGTGGATGATCGGCAACTCCCCGAAGTCCGACATCCTGCCGGCGCGGGCGGCCGGGCTGAACGCGGTGTTCATTCCGAACGCGAACACGTGGGTGCTGGAGGACGACGACCTGGACCCGACCGACGGCGGGGTGCTGCGGCTCGCCGCGTTCCGTGACCTGCTGCGGCACTTCTGA
- a CDS encoding ABC transporter substrate-binding protein: protein MTDPEAARHRRRPMVRLAAAAAALALVAPLAACGSDDGGGGTPTINLYYPPEQNLQKVVDDCNAQAQGRYTIVYRGLPRQADDQRVQMVRRLAAEDTGMDVLGLDVTWTQEFASAKWIREWTGQDKAEAEQGTLAGPLETARYEGKLYAAPKNTNVQLLWYRKDLVPQPPTTWDQMISAAQQLKEQGKPYQVLTMGAQYEGLVVLYNTLAESAGGKILNDDGTQAVMDEGAVRALEQLKRFATSGVTSPSFSNATEDPVRLEFQSGAGAFQVNWPFVYPALQEADPELAKQVGWARIPGIDEGTPSKVTIGGVNLAVSSYSEHPELSFEAARCIRSAEHQKFSAINDGVPPTIEAVYDDPEMTEAYPMKDTILEELKDPATRPLTPAYQSISTVMSAILSPPSAIRPQQTADELRGAIADALQSKGVLP, encoded by the coding sequence ATGACGGACCCCGAAGCGGCTCGACACCGACGCCGGCCGATGGTGCGGCTCGCGGCGGCGGCCGCCGCGCTGGCGCTCGTCGCACCGCTGGCCGCGTGCGGCAGCGACGACGGTGGTGGCGGCACGCCGACCATCAACCTGTACTACCCGCCCGAGCAGAACCTGCAGAAGGTCGTCGACGACTGCAACGCGCAGGCCCAGGGGCGGTACACGATCGTTTACCGGGGGCTGCCTCGGCAGGCCGACGACCAGCGGGTGCAGATGGTGCGCCGGCTGGCCGCCGAGGACACCGGCATGGACGTGCTCGGCCTGGACGTGACCTGGACCCAGGAGTTCGCCAGCGCCAAGTGGATCCGTGAGTGGACCGGTCAGGACAAGGCCGAGGCCGAGCAGGGCACCCTCGCCGGCCCGCTGGAGACAGCCCGCTACGAGGGCAAGCTGTACGCGGCCCCGAAGAACACCAACGTCCAACTGCTCTGGTACCGGAAAGACCTGGTGCCGCAGCCGCCGACCACCTGGGACCAGATGATCAGCGCGGCCCAGCAGCTCAAGGAGCAGGGCAAGCCGTACCAGGTGCTCACCATGGGCGCCCAGTACGAAGGCCTGGTCGTCCTCTACAACACCCTCGCCGAGAGCGCCGGCGGGAAGATCCTCAACGACGACGGCACCCAGGCCGTGATGGACGAGGGAGCGGTCCGGGCGTTGGAGCAGTTGAAGCGTTTCGCCACGTCGGGCGTGACCTCGCCGTCGTTCAGCAACGCCACCGAGGACCCGGTCCGGCTGGAGTTCCAGTCCGGCGCGGGCGCGTTCCAGGTGAACTGGCCGTTCGTCTACCCGGCCCTCCAGGAGGCGGACCCGGAGCTTGCCAAGCAGGTCGGCTGGGCGCGGATCCCCGGCATCGACGAGGGCACCCCGAGCAAGGTCACCATCGGCGGTGTCAACCTGGCCGTCAGCTCCTACTCCGAGCATCCGGAGCTGTCCTTCGAAGCGGCCCGGTGCATCCGCAGCGCCGAGCACCAGAAGTTCTCCGCCATCAACGACGGGGTGCCGCCCACCATCGAGGCCGTCTACGACGACCCGGAGATGACCGAGGCGTACCCGATGAAGGACACCATCCTGGAGGAGCTGAAGGACCCGGCAACCCGGCCGCTGACCCCCGCCTACCAGAGCATCTCCACCGTCATGTCGGCGATCCTGTCCCCGCCGTCGGCAATCCGTCCACAACAGACTGCCGACGAGCTGCGTGGCGCCATCGCCGACGCACTCCAGTCGAAGGGGGTGCTCCCGTGA
- a CDS encoding TetR/AcrR family transcriptional regulator gives MPGPAEKATEQDRRDLIVTVARELAETEGWAGVTTRRLAERTGIDMGDIYRHFADLEALIAAVAVCAFADLAADLAEAHAETVGGPEGVWPAVASAYLDFAYTNPGVYDAMLALTPDLALGADGVPAAPRAVFAELRAALTPLAEGRDPDTLAEVGWSLLHGVVMLTRGGRLRPEGQEEREALIAQRLLRWP, from the coding sequence GTGCCCGGACCTGCCGAGAAGGCCACTGAACAGGACCGGCGTGACCTCATCGTCACGGTCGCGCGAGAGTTGGCCGAGACGGAGGGCTGGGCGGGTGTGACCACCCGACGGCTCGCCGAACGGACCGGGATCGATATGGGCGACATCTACCGGCACTTCGCCGATCTGGAGGCGTTGATCGCCGCCGTCGCGGTGTGCGCCTTCGCCGATCTGGCCGCCGATCTCGCCGAGGCGCACGCGGAGACGGTCGGCGGCCCCGAGGGGGTCTGGCCGGCGGTCGCGTCCGCGTACCTCGACTTCGCGTACACGAATCCGGGGGTCTACGACGCGATGCTCGCGCTGACCCCCGACCTGGCCCTCGGCGCGGATGGTGTGCCGGCCGCGCCGCGGGCGGTGTTCGCGGAGCTGCGGGCGGCTCTGACCCCGCTGGCCGAGGGCCGGGACCCGGACACTCTCGCCGAGGTGGGTTGGAGCCTGCTGCACGGCGTGGTGATGCTCACCCGCGGTGGGCGACTGCGACCCGAGGGGCAGGAGGAGCGCGAGGCGTTGATCGCGCAACGGTTGCTGCGGTGGCCGTGA
- the ugpC gene encoding sn-glycerol-3-phosphate ABC transporter ATP-binding protein UgpC, with the protein MADIVLDKVSKSFPDGTVAVQDVDLEIADGEFVILVGPSGCGKSTTLNMIAGLEDISSGELRIAGQRVNDKAPRDRDIAMVFQSYALYPNMTVRENMAFPLRLAKLDKETINQKVDEAAKVLELTALLDRKPANLSGGQRQRVAMGRAIVRQPKAFLMDEPLSNLDAKLRVQMRTVVSRLQKQLGTTTVYVTHDQTEAMTLGDRVVIMRGGAVQQVGPPQELYDHPRNLFVAGFIGSPSMNFLHAAVQNGSLHTALGDVPLGDRVRRELEAADAPRELILGIRPEHFEDAELVDEDTRRRGMEFEAPVDIVESMGSDKYVYLTVEGEKASAAELEELAADAGAADFAGAGGNLVTRLSAESAVAEGQSRRVWFNLEKIHLFDPATGRNLTLHEGRAAGALGD; encoded by the coding sequence ATGGCTGACATCGTGCTGGACAAGGTGAGCAAGAGTTTCCCGGACGGGACCGTCGCCGTGCAGGACGTCGACCTGGAGATCGCCGACGGCGAGTTCGTGATCCTGGTCGGCCCCTCGGGCTGCGGCAAGTCCACCACCCTCAACATGATCGCCGGGTTGGAGGACATCAGCTCCGGTGAGCTGCGCATCGCCGGGCAGCGGGTCAACGACAAGGCGCCCCGGGACCGGGACATCGCCATGGTGTTCCAGTCGTACGCGCTGTACCCGAACATGACAGTGCGGGAGAACATGGCGTTCCCGCTGCGGCTGGCCAAGCTGGACAAGGAGACCATCAACCAGAAGGTCGACGAAGCGGCCAAGGTGCTGGAGCTGACCGCCCTGCTGGACCGCAAGCCGGCAAACCTCTCCGGTGGCCAACGCCAGCGGGTCGCCATGGGCCGGGCGATCGTCCGTCAGCCCAAGGCCTTCCTCATGGACGAGCCGCTGTCCAACCTCGACGCCAAGTTGCGCGTGCAGATGCGCACTGTGGTGTCCCGGCTGCAGAAGCAGCTCGGCACCACCACCGTCTACGTCACGCACGACCAGACCGAGGCGATGACCCTCGGCGACCGCGTGGTGATCATGCGGGGTGGCGCGGTGCAGCAGGTCGGGCCGCCACAGGAGCTGTACGACCACCCGCGCAACCTCTTCGTGGCCGGTTTCATCGGCTCACCGTCGATGAACTTCCTGCACGCCGCCGTGCAGAATGGCAGCCTGCACACCGCACTGGGTGACGTGCCGCTCGGTGACCGGGTCCGCCGGGAGTTGGAGGCCGCCGACGCCCCGCGCGAATTGATCCTCGGCATCCGGCCCGAGCACTTCGAGGACGCCGAACTGGTCGACGAGGACACCCGGCGGCGGGGCATGGAGTTCGAGGCACCGGTGGACATCGTCGAATCGATGGGCTCGGACAAGTACGTCTACCTCACCGTCGAGGGTGAGAAGGCCAGCGCCGCCGAGTTGGAGGAGTTGGCCGCCGACGCCGGTGCCGCCGACTTCGCCGGTGCCGGTGGCAACCTGGTGACCCGGCTGTCCGCGGAGTCCGCGGTCGCCGAGGGACAGTCACGGCGGGTCTGGTTCAACCTGGAGAAGATCCACCTGTTCGACCCGGCCACCGGGCGGAACCTGACCCTGCACGAGGGCCGGGCGGCCGGCGCGCTCGGCGACTGA
- a CDS encoding winged helix DNA-binding domain-containing protein: MSRELTAAQALDLRMTSLLLRPHPGIRPGGVADVVQWFGAMQAQDLASGLWSLGARLPGQSVADVQAALERREALRTWPMRGTVHLVPPADVRWMLELTGVRSLSASATRRAQLGLTEADEGRALDVLGEALAGGGRLTRAQCLAALREAGIGTDGQRGYHLLWYASVRGVTCVAPNVGTEQTFALLDEWAPESRSLERDEALALLAHRYVRGHGPVTAREFAGWSGLTLTDARRGLAAAEGVLGTVRVDGEPMHVDAVLADMPRVPLDDMLVLPGFDEYLLGYRDRRLMLDPADQQAVVPGNNGIFQATVVRAGRVVGVWKRKVGRTAVTVTIQPLTTLDAAARARVEQALARYADFLGLPPRFDWLT; encoded by the coding sequence ATGAGCAGGGAACTCACGGCAGCGCAGGCGCTCGATCTGCGGATGACGAGCCTGCTGCTGCGCCCGCACCCGGGCATCCGACCGGGCGGTGTCGCCGACGTGGTGCAGTGGTTCGGCGCGATGCAGGCGCAGGATCTGGCGAGCGGTCTGTGGTCACTGGGCGCCCGGTTGCCCGGGCAGAGCGTCGCCGATGTGCAGGCGGCGTTGGAGCGGCGCGAGGCGCTGCGCACCTGGCCGATGCGGGGCACGGTGCATCTCGTCCCGCCCGCCGACGTCCGCTGGATGCTGGAGTTGACCGGCGTACGCTCGCTCTCCGCCTCGGCGACCCGACGGGCGCAGCTCGGTCTCACCGAGGCCGACGAGGGTCGCGCGTTGGACGTTCTCGGCGAGGCGCTGGCTGGCGGCGGCCGGCTCACCCGCGCCCAGTGCCTCGCCGCGCTGCGCGAGGCCGGCATCGGCACCGACGGGCAGCGCGGTTACCACCTGCTGTGGTACGCGAGCGTCCGCGGGGTGACCTGCGTGGCGCCGAACGTCGGCACCGAACAGACCTTCGCCCTGCTCGACGAGTGGGCGCCCGAGTCACGCTCGCTGGAACGGGACGAGGCGCTGGCTCTGCTCGCCCACCGTTACGTCCGTGGGCACGGGCCGGTCACCGCCCGGGAGTTCGCCGGCTGGAGCGGCCTTACGCTGACCGACGCGCGGCGCGGCCTCGCCGCTGCCGAGGGCGTGCTGGGCACGGTACGGGTCGACGGCGAGCCGATGCACGTCGACGCGGTGCTCGCCGACATGCCGCGTGTTCCGCTGGACGACATGCTCGTGCTGCCCGGCTTCGACGAGTACCTGCTCGGCTACCGGGACCGCCGGCTGATGCTCGACCCCGCTGACCAGCAGGCCGTCGTGCCGGGCAACAACGGCATCTTCCAGGCCACCGTGGTCCGCGCCGGGCGGGTCGTCGGGGTGTGGAAGCGCAAGGTCGGCCGCACCGCGGTCACCGTGACGATCCAACCGCTCACGACCCTCGACGCCGCGGCGCGGGCCCGGGTGGAGCAGGCGCTGGCACGCTACGCGGACTTCCTCGGGCTTCCGCCCCGCTTCGACTGGCTGACCTGA